The proteins below are encoded in one region of Silene latifolia isolate original U9 population chromosome 2, ASM4854445v1, whole genome shotgun sequence:
- the LOC141633088 gene encoding uncharacterized protein LOC141633088, with translation MFDKKIGYLALMRKLQAKWCIKGKLTLTDLTNNYYVARFSTKQDYDFVMTQGPWMIDDHYLTIRKWVPNFIPSEDNIRYLTAWVRIPNLPVEYFYEMFLKKIGSKVGKVIRVDKNTASAERRQFTRLSVEVDISKPLLSKFRLNGKVYCIQYEGLRMTCFKCGRLGHLLEQCPKHHPSEANMIIENETDQSVLTNSAVGANSLEACLRPEEKDDFGDWMMLRKPQRKKQEANPGKSGTIPPVEDPIFNFGQSSKSPGSKFNILSNNQESSEVP, from the coding sequence ATGTTTGATAAAAAAATTGGATATCTTGCATTGATGAGAAAATTACAAGCTAAATGGTGCATTAAGGGTAAGCTCACATTGACGGACCTTACTAACAATTATTATGTCGCAAGATTCTCCACCAAGCAAGATTATGATTTTGTGATGACACAGGGTCCATGGATGATTGACGACCACTATTTGACAATCAGAAAATGGGTCCCCAATTTTATTCCGTCAGAGGACAATATTAGGTACCTGACAGCTTGGGTCCGTATCCCTAACTTACCAGTCGAATATTTCTACGAAATGTTTCTGAAGAAGATAGGGTCGAAGGTAGGGAAGGTCATACGGGTTGACAAGAATACCGCCTCCGCGGAGCGAAGGCAGTTCACAAGACTTAGTGTCGAGGTCGATATTTCGAAACCTCTTCTATCGAAATTTCGATTAAATGGCAAAGTCTATTGTATTCAGTACGAGGGGTTGAGGATGACCTGCTTTAAGTGTGGTCGATTAGGTCATTTGTTAGAACAGTGCCCAAAACATCATCCGTCTGAAGCCAATATGATCATCGAGAATGAGACGGATCAATCAGTTCTCACAAACTCTGCAGTGGGAGCTAATTCGCTAGAAGCATGTCTCCGTCCGGAGGAGAAAGATGACTTTGGAGATTGGATGATGCTACGGAAGCCTCAGAGAAAGAAGCAGGAGGCCAATCCAGGAAAATCCGGAACAATTCCTCCAGTCGAAGACCCGATATTCAACTTTGGGCAAAGTTCGAAAAGCCCGGGTTCGAAATTCAATATCCTATCAAATAACCAAGAGTCTTCCGAGGTCCCCTGA